Proteins co-encoded in one Paracoccus aestuarii genomic window:
- the argS gene encoding arginine--tRNA ligase, protein MNLFNDIRAVVIEALTKMAEAGELPHGLDLANVTVEPPRDAAHGDMATNAAMVLAKPAGLKPRDIADRLAARLTDPRIASAEVAGPGFLNLRLSSAVWQDVIRAALASGDDYGRSEMGAGQKVNVEFVSANPTGPMHVGHVRGAVFGDALARLLAYSGHDVTREYYINDGGAQVDVLARSAYERYREAHGRDPEIREGLYPGDYLIPVGQALKDEFGDSLLDRPEEDWLEVIRDFATTRMMAMIREDLALLGVQMDVYSSEKALYGTGRIEAAIGRLEAQGLIYRGVLEPPKGKLPEDWEAREQLLFRSTAHGDDVDRPIQKSDGAWTYFAPDIAYHWDKIDRGFDQLIDVFGADHGGYVKRMNAAVRALSNGRVPLDVKLVQLVKLYKNGEPFKMSKRAGTFVTLRDVVEEAGADVTRFIMLTRKNDASLDFDFAKVLEQSKDNPVWYVQYASARVNSILRRAREAGIAVDDSDLSGADLSVLAHPAELALAAKLAEWPRLVEHAARAHEPHRVAFYLYELASELHSLWNRGNDDTSLRFVQDNDVETSRGKIALVRAVGVVISSGLGILGVTPAEEMR, encoded by the coding sequence ATGAACCTGTTCAACGACATCCGCGCCGTCGTCATCGAGGCGCTGACCAAGATGGCCGAGGCGGGCGAACTGCCCCACGGCCTCGACCTTGCCAATGTGACGGTGGAGCCGCCGCGCGACGCGGCCCATGGCGACATGGCGACCAATGCCGCGATGGTGCTGGCCAAGCCCGCCGGGCTGAAGCCGCGCGACATCGCCGATCGGCTGGCCGCGCGGCTGACCGATCCGCGCATCGCCTCGGCCGAGGTGGCGGGGCCGGGCTTCCTGAACCTGCGCCTGTCGTCCGCCGTCTGGCAGGACGTGATCCGCGCGGCCCTGGCCTCGGGCGACGATTACGGCCGCTCCGAGATGGGCGCGGGCCAGAAGGTCAATGTGGAATTCGTCAGCGCCAATCCCACCGGGCCGATGCATGTGGGCCATGTCCGCGGCGCGGTCTTCGGCGACGCGCTGGCGCGGCTGCTGGCCTATTCGGGCCATGACGTGACGCGGGAATACTATATCAACGACGGCGGCGCGCAGGTCGACGTGCTGGCGCGGTCGGCCTATGAACGCTATCGCGAGGCGCATGGCCGCGACCCGGAGATCCGCGAGGGGCTCTATCCCGGCGACTATCTGATCCCGGTGGGCCAGGCGCTGAAGGACGAATTCGGCGACAGCCTGCTGGACCGCCCCGAGGAGGACTGGCTGGAGGTCATCCGCGACTTCGCCACCACCCGGATGATGGCGATGATCCGCGAGGATCTGGCCCTGCTGGGCGTGCAGATGGACGTCTATTCCAGCGAGAAGGCGCTTTACGGCACCGGCCGGATCGAGGCCGCGATCGGGCGGCTGGAGGCGCAGGGCCTGATCTATCGCGGTGTGCTGGAGCCGCCCAAGGGCAAGCTGCCCGAGGATTGGGAGGCGCGCGAGCAGCTGTTGTTCCGGTCCACCGCCCATGGCGACGACGTGGACCGGCCGATCCAGAAATCGGACGGGGCCTGGACCTATTTCGCACCCGACATCGCCTATCACTGGGACAAGATCGACCGCGGCTTCGACCAGCTGATCGACGTCTTCGGCGCCGATCACGGCGGTTATGTCAAGCGGATGAACGCCGCGGTGCGCGCGCTGTCGAACGGCCGTGTGCCGCTGGACGTCAAGCTGGTGCAGCTGGTCAAGCTCTACAAGAACGGCGAGCCGTTCAAGATGTCCAAGCGCGCGGGCACCTTCGTCACGCTGCGCGACGTGGTCGAGGAGGCGGGGGCCGACGTCACCCGCTTCATCATGCTGACGCGCAAGAACGATGCCAGCCTGGATTTCGACTTTGCCAAGGTGCTGGAACAGTCCAAGGACAACCCGGTCTGGTATGTGCAATATGCCAGCGCCCGGGTGAATTCGATCCTGCGCCGCGCGCGCGAGGCGGGAATCGCCGTGGACGATTCGGACCTGTCGGGCGCCGATCTGTCGGTTCTGGCCCATCCTGCGGAACTGGCGCTGGCCGCCAAGCTGGCCGAATGGCCGCGCCTGGTCGAACATGCCGCCCGCGCGCATGAGCCGCATCGCGTGGCCTTCTACCTCTATGAGCTGGCATCCGAGCTGCATTCGCTGTGGAATCGCGGCAATGACGACACCTCGCTGCGCTTCGTGCAGGATAACGATGTCGAAACCAGCCGGGGAAAAATTGCGCTGGTCCGGGCCGTTGGCGTTGTTATTTCAAGCGGTTTGGGTATTCTTGGCGTCACTCCGGCAGAAGAAATGCGCTAA
- a CDS encoding SPOR domain-containing protein, with amino-acid sequence MAVMDFREGGYVFSRHKVKREFSYDQAGWNGQPETDPRNGALPEGDGLTARLARLTHYVGAVASVGLMVGLLAWGWQLVSRDVSGVPIIRAIEGEARTTPDNPGGQLTNHTGLAVNTVAGGEAASPAQQVAIAPAPIDLSDDDVAMGRLGATAREPSNPSETPLTFAGDPIVPLSDSEARALAEAEAAAAAERALADAAVNQAAIIDAPASEGPVTEVVTDENGLPAQADAIAEALAQAQAEANPGVLVASARPAPRPRVTRVAAAPAPAAAAAPAARPAEAAPAPAPTPAPTPVAASSASGPVVQVGAFDSNAIAQNEWQRLAGRNGSLFSGKSPVIQEHNSNGRTFWRLRVAGFGSISEARQFCSALQSSGTDCLALGG; translated from the coding sequence ATGGCAGTGATGGATTTCCGCGAAGGCGGCTACGTGTTCTCGCGTCACAAGGTGAAGCGCGAATTCTCCTATGATCAGGCGGGCTGGAACGGCCAGCCCGAGACGGACCCCCGGAACGGCGCGCTGCCCGAAGGCGACGGGCTGACCGCAAGGCTGGCCCGGCTGACCCATTACGTGGGGGCGGTCGCGTCGGTGGGGCTGATGGTGGGGCTGCTGGCCTGGGGCTGGCAGCTGGTGTCGCGCGACGTGTCGGGCGTGCCCATCATCCGCGCGATCGAGGGCGAGGCCCGCACCACCCCGGACAATCCCGGCGGCCAGCTGACCAACCATACCGGCCTGGCCGTGAACACCGTCGCGGGCGGCGAGGCCGCATCCCCCGCCCAGCAGGTGGCCATCGCGCCCGCGCCGATCGACCTGTCGGATGACGACGTGGCGATGGGCCGGCTTGGCGCCACGGCGCGCGAACCCTCGAACCCGTCCGAGACGCCGCTGACCTTCGCGGGCGATCCGATCGTGCCGCTGTCCGACAGCGAGGCCCGCGCCCTGGCCGAGGCCGAGGCCGCCGCCGCCGCCGAACGCGCCCTGGCCGATGCCGCCGTGAACCAGGCCGCGATCATCGACGCGCCCGCCAGCGAAGGCCCCGTGACCGAGGTCGTCACCGACGAGAACGGCCTGCCCGCCCAGGCCGATGCCATCGCCGAGGCGCTGGCCCAGGCCCAGGCCGAGGCCAATCCCGGCGTGCTGGTCGCATCGGCCCGCCCCGCGCCGCGCCCCCGCGTGACCCGCGTGGCCGCCGCCCCCGCGCCCGCAGCGGCGGCCGCACCCGCCGCCCGCCCGGCCGAGGCGGCACCCGCCCCCGCGCCGACCCCCGCACCGACGCCGGTGGCCGCATCCAGCGCCAGCGGGCCGGTCGTGCAGGTCGGCGCCTTTGACAGCAACGCCATCGCCCAGAACGAATGGCAGCGTCTGGCGGGCCGCAACGGGTCGCTCTTTTCCGGCAAGTCGCCGGTGATCCAGGAACATAATTCCAACGGGCGGACCTTCTGGCGGCTGCGCGTCGCGGGTTTCGGCTCGATCTCGGAGGCGCGCCAGTTCTGCTCGGCGCTGCAATCCTCGGGGACGGACTGCCTGGCGCTCGGCGGCTGA
- a CDS encoding glycoside hydrolase family 3 N-terminal domain-containing protein produces MAPGRTILGGIAGHALTADEAAFFREADPWGFILFGRNVDSPDQLRRLTGDLRAAVGRDCVITVDQEGGRVQRLRGPHWTDWPAPRDQARAGLRAMWIHHRLIGQELRDMGIDSDCAPTLDVAHPETHGFLADRCLGTDPGQVARLGRAAADGLLAAGVLPVIKHMPGHGRARADSHHDLPVIDAPLQALEAVDFAPFRALADLPMAMTAHIRMTALDDAPATASAAVIGLIRDRIGFDGLLMTDDITMNALPGSHADRTRSALAAGCDLVLHCNGDIAQMAPVVAAAGRLEGEALRRADAALRWRRAPEPADLDALRREWAALAA; encoded by the coding sequence ATGGCCCCCGGCAGGACCATCCTGGGCGGCATCGCGGGCCATGCGCTGACCGCCGACGAGGCGGCCTTCTTCCGCGAGGCCGATCCTTGGGGCTTCATCCTTTTTGGCCGCAATGTCGACAGCCCCGACCAGCTGCGCCGCCTGACGGGCGATCTGCGCGCGGCGGTGGGGCGCGATTGCGTCATCACCGTCGACCAGGAGGGCGGGCGCGTCCAGCGTCTGCGCGGCCCGCATTGGACCGACTGGCCCGCGCCGCGCGACCAGGCCCGGGCTGGCCTGCGGGCGATGTGGATCCATCATCGTCTGATCGGGCAGGAGCTGCGCGACATGGGCATCGACAGCGATTGCGCGCCGACGCTGGACGTGGCCCATCCCGAAACCCACGGCTTTCTGGCCGATCGCTGCCTGGGCACCGACCCGGGTCAGGTCGCGCGGCTTGGCCGGGCGGCGGCGGATGGCCTGCTGGCGGCGGGGGTGCTGCCGGTGATCAAGCACATGCCCGGCCATGGCCGCGCCCGCGCCGACAGCCATCACGACCTGCCCGTGATCGACGCCCCCCTGCAGGCGCTGGAGGCGGTGGATTTCGCCCCCTTCCGCGCGCTGGCCGACCTGCCCATGGCGATGACCGCGCATATCCGCATGACGGCGCTGGACGACGCGCCCGCCACGGCCTCGGCCGCGGTGATCGGGCTGATCCGCGACCGGATCGGCTTTGACGGACTGCTGATGACCGACGACATCACCATGAACGCCTTGCCGGGCAGCCATGCCGACCGCACCCGCAGCGCCCTGGCGGCGGGCTGCGATCTGGTGCTGCACTGCAATGGCGACATCGCGCAGATGGCCCCGGTCGTGGCCGCCGCCGGCCGGCTGGAGGGCGAGGCCCTGCGCCGCGCCGATGCCGCGCTGCGCTGGCGCCGGGCGCCGGAACCCGCCGATCTGGACGCGCTGCGCCGCGAATGGGCGGCGCTGGCGGCTTGA
- a CDS encoding segregation and condensation protein A, whose protein sequence is MPRPDVPYLQPVPDPASVAQRRADEALIVDVDGYEGPLDLLLTMARAQKVDLLRIRVQDLADQYLAFVEKARALRIELAADYLVMAAWLAFLKSRLLLPPDPEAEGPSAEEMADHLAFQLERLAAMRHAAAQLMGRDRLGQSRFARGAPDAVIRSRRTEWQAGLIDLMRAYARLKTRDEFRPFAFDRQGVWTMEQALDRMRALIGFAGDWTDLAVFLPDGWSADPQRRRSATAATFAAALELARQGRLEIRQDDSFAPIHYRQRPDDQRD, encoded by the coding sequence GTGCCCCGGCCCGACGTGCCCTATCTGCAACCCGTGCCCGATCCGGCCAGCGTCGCGCAGCGCCGCGCGGACGAGGCGCTGATCGTGGATGTGGACGGCTATGAGGGCCCGCTGGACCTGCTGCTGACCATGGCGCGCGCGCAGAAGGTCGACCTGCTGCGCATCCGCGTGCAGGACCTAGCCGACCAGTATCTGGCCTTCGTCGAAAAGGCCCGCGCCCTCAGGATCGAGCTGGCGGCCGATTACCTTGTCATGGCCGCTTGGCTGGCCTTTCTGAAATCGCGCCTGCTGCTGCCCCCCGACCCCGAGGCCGAAGGCCCGTCCGCCGAGGAAATGGCCGACCACCTGGCCTTCCAGCTGGAGCGTCTGGCCGCGATGCGCCATGCGGCGGCCCAGCTGATGGGCCGCGACCGCTTGGGCCAGAGCCGCTTTGCTCGCGGCGCGCCCGATGCGGTGATCCGCAGCCGCCGCACCGAATGGCAGGCCGGGCTGATCGACCTGATGCGCGCCTATGCCCGGCTGAAGACGCGCGACGAATTCCGGCCCTTCGCCTTCGACCGCCAAGGCGTCTGGACAATGGAACAGGCGCTGGATCGGATGCGCGCGCTGATCGGGTTCGCGGGCGACTGGACCGATCTGGCGGTCTTTCTGCCCGATGGCTGGTCCGCCGATCCGCAGCGCCGCCGCAGCGCGACCGCCGCCACCTTTGCCGCCGCCCTGGAGCTGGCCCGTCAGGGCCGGTTGGAGATCCGCCAGGATGACAGCTTTGCCCCCATCCATTACCGCCAGCGACCCGATGACCAGCGCGACTGA
- the scpB gene encoding SMC-Scp complex subunit ScpB has protein sequence MTSATDFPPPPLDQQARMVEAILFAATAPVTLRDLAARMPHGCDPAEALALLRRQYQGRGIVLERIGDGHAFRTAPDLSFLMQAEVVESRRLSRAAIETLAIIAYHQPVTRTEIEEVRGVALSRGTLDQLIEMGWVRMGRRRMTPGRPATYVVTEAFLDHFGLESARDLPGLAELRAAGLLESRPAGQGLGLPLAAEGAEDDIETTGPAEDLFEDD, from the coding sequence ATGACCAGCGCGACTGACTTTCCCCCTCCGCCCCTGGACCAGCAGGCCCGCATGGTCGAGGCGATCCTCTTTGCCGCCACGGCGCCGGTGACGCTGCGCGATCTGGCGGCGCGCATGCCCCATGGCTGCGACCCGGCCGAGGCGCTGGCCCTGCTGCGCCGCCAGTATCAGGGCCGCGGCATCGTGCTGGAACGGATCGGCGACGGCCATGCCTTCCGCACCGCGCCCGACCTGTCCTTCCTGATGCAGGCCGAGGTGGTGGAAAGCCGCCGCCTGTCGCGCGCCGCGATCGAGACCTTGGCCATCATCGCCTATCACCAGCCCGTCACCCGGACCGAGATCGAGGAGGTGCGCGGCGTCGCGCTCAGCCGCGGGACGCTGGACCAGCTGATCGAGATGGGCTGGGTCCGCATGGGCCGCCGCCGCATGACCCCGGGGCGCCCAGCCACCTATGTCGTGACCGAGGCCTTTCTGGACCATTTCGGCCTGGAATCGGCGCGTGACCTGCCGGGGCTGGCGGAATTGCGGGCGGCGGGCCTGCTGGAATCGCGCCCGGCGGGGCAGGGGCTGGGCCTGCCCCTTGCGGCCGAGGGGGCGGAGGACGATATTGAAACCACGGGCCCCGCCGAGGACCTGTTCGAGGATGACTGA
- a CDS encoding THUMP domain-containing class I SAM-dependent RNA methyltransferase — MEQTQFDIFLVATPGLEQPLACEARGLGWDPVIQPGGVTIRGGWPDVWRANLSLRGATRVLARIGGFRAMHLAQLDKRARKFPWADLLRPDMPLRVDTVCRASRIYHAGAATQRIARAITEELGAPLADDAPLTVKARIEDDLVTFSLDTTGESLHKRGHKQAVAKAPMRETMAAMFLRQMGFDGTQPVLDPMCGSGTFVIEAAEIALGLLPGRSRDFAFQQLANHDAAALEALRRHAPRPAPAIRFLGRDRDPGAIRMSRDNAARAGVDAVTDFEPGPIEQLERPDGPPGIVILNPPYGARIGNKGPLFGLYAQMGEVFRTRFAGWRIGIVTSDGGLAKATGLPWLPAGPIVAHGGLKIRLWQTAPL, encoded by the coding sequence ATGGAACAGACCCAATTCGACATCTTTCTGGTGGCCACGCCCGGCCTCGAACAGCCCCTGGCCTGCGAGGCGCGCGGGCTGGGCTGGGATCCGGTGATCCAGCCGGGCGGCGTCACGATCCGCGGCGGTTGGCCGGACGTGTGGCGCGCGAACCTGTCGCTGCGCGGCGCCACGCGGGTGCTGGCGCGGATCGGCGGGTTCCGCGCCATGCATCTGGCCCAGCTGGACAAGCGGGCGCGCAAGTTTCCCTGGGCCGATCTGCTGCGCCCCGATATGCCCCTGCGGGTGGACACGGTCTGCCGCGCCTCGCGCATCTATCACGCGGGCGCGGCCACGCAGCGCATCGCCCGCGCCATCACCGAGGAGCTGGGCGCCCCCCTGGCCGATGACGCGCCCCTGACCGTCAAGGCCCGGATCGAGGATGACCTGGTCACCTTCAGCCTGGATACGACCGGGGAATCGCTGCACAAGCGCGGCCACAAGCAGGCCGTCGCCAAGGCCCCCATGCGCGAGACCATGGCCGCCATGTTCCTGCGCCAGATGGGCTTTGACGGGACGCAGCCGGTGCTGGACCCGATGTGCGGATCGGGCACGTTCGTGATCGAGGCCGCCGAGATCGCCCTGGGCCTGCTGCCGGGCCGCAGCCGCGATTTCGCCTTCCAGCAGCTGGCCAATCACGATGCCGCCGCGCTGGAGGCGCTGCGCCGCCACGCGCCCCGGCCCGCGCCCGCCATCCGCTTTCTGGGCCGCGACCGCGACCCGGGCGCGATCCGCATGTCGCGCGACAATGCCGCCCGCGCGGGCGTGGATGCCGTCACCGATTTTGAACCTGGCCCGATCGAGCAGCTGGAACGCCCCGACGGGCCGCCGGGCATCGTCATCCTGAACCCGCCCTATGGCGCGCGGATCGGCAACAAGGGGCCGCTTTTCGGCCTCTATGCGCAGATGGGCGAGGTCTTCCGCACCCGCTTCGCGGGCTGGCGGATCGGCATCGTGACCTCGGACGGGGGGCTGGCCAAGGCGACGGGCCTGCCATGGCTGCCCGCGGGGCCGATCGTCGCGCATGGCGGGCTGAAGATCCGCCTGTGGCAGACCGCGCCGCTCTAG